One window of Saprospiraceae bacterium genomic DNA carries:
- the lipA gene encoding lipoyl synthase: MIELDIVQDSSPRARRPEWLRVKLPIGEDYRRVRELVDQYKLHTICQSGNCPNMGECWGAGTATFMILGNVCTRSCSFCAVKTGRPPEYDVDEPHRVSEAIQLMKVKHAVITSVNRDELPDRGAEIWYQTIHLVKQRCPETTIESLIPDVKSNWDALIRMISAGQEVVSHNMETVERLYRLVRPQAKYSRSLEQIKRTKDYGKRTKTGIMLGLGEQKPEVLKAMDDLLDNGCDVLTLGQYLQPTKMHLEVDRYVHPDEFAEYKEIGLLKGFAFVESGPMVRSSYHAERHLG; the protein is encoded by the coding sequence ATGATTGAGTTGGATATCGTTCAGGATTCTTCTCCCAGAGCCAGACGTCCTGAATGGCTTCGGGTTAAATTGCCAATTGGAGAGGACTACCGCCGGGTTCGGGAACTAGTCGATCAGTATAAATTGCACACCATTTGCCAAAGTGGTAATTGCCCTAATATGGGCGAATGTTGGGGTGCCGGGACTGCAACTTTTATGATATTGGGCAATGTTTGCACACGTTCTTGTAGTTTTTGTGCAGTTAAAACCGGCCGCCCGCCAGAATATGATGTAGATGAACCTCATCGGGTTTCCGAAGCAATCCAACTCATGAAAGTCAAACATGCAGTTATAACCTCTGTTAATAGAGATGAACTTCCGGATCGAGGGGCTGAAATATGGTACCAGACGATCCATTTGGTAAAACAACGATGTCCTGAAACGACGATAGAAAGTCTCATTCCAGATGTTAAATCCAATTGGGATGCACTGATTCGAATGATCAGTGCAGGGCAAGAGGTCGTATCACACAATATGGAAACAGTGGAGCGACTGTATAGACTGGTTAGACCCCAAGCCAAATACAGCAGGAGCCTGGAGCAAATAAAACGTACAAAGGACTATGGAAAACGGACTAAAACTGGGATCATGCTTGGTTTGGGAGAGCAAAAACCTGAAGTGTTAAAAGCAATGGATGATTTACTGGATAATGGTTGCGATGTATTAACTTTGGGGCAATATCTCCAACCCACTAAAATGCATCTGGAAGTGGACCGTTATGTGCACCCGGATGAATTTGCGGAATATAAGGAGATAGGACTTTTGAAAGGTTTTGCTTTTGTAGAAAGCGGTCCGATGGTTCGAAGCAGTTACCACGCTGAACGCCATCTTGGATAA
- a CDS encoding gliding motility-associated C-terminal domain-containing protein has product MHRRFILLILLSSWIFASQAQNYVVNSSNDVDDGMCDGVHCSLREAIKAAEADGTPSTIAFNIPLAGPHLINPTGPFPNITQPDLKIVGETQPGGPGALVIEFNYRQFFGLPFWQILAPRFSISGFEIRKFLFENPGETIMQFGNGAIPAANCQIRNCAIYEDNSFVPGLSKQLITVSNAPDLVISNNKFGIDFAVSNIFKMEGYLAIEATQGGTLVTIDSNIFVNKVKMIDVKGGDVFISKNIFGAVDTNKANNLLLPSFAIVSSNNSKLDVIDNFFFGITNAAISLANSSWIQFISKNRFYNNSIDLISAGGNGLPVLVSDNTARDGKYFVFSQDNLELYVERNNINNYDTVIYNLNEPLSKKIRYIDNRMTCINDKVIVMDPSKFPAHPVPIILTVNRNQITGAGFPNDSVIVYSNNRILCPNAVCQGGVELGRTRCDATGNWILNAAYPNRTSISAYQFESNPATQPSIYSEFSNCYQCPGQVKINFTPSLCSGQTVTYRGKVYSEANPKDSTFVRGDGVSVCDSVVLVSVSFTPNYRINLRPNLCIGDTLRFGLVEIHKFHLTDSIVTKTASGCDSVVTIVATEVGAGTFAQTICDNASVTIGGTRFDKNNPSGVATISGAALGGCDSVVTVNLTINNFTESFIRLNMCPGRDTLVAGTLFNQANPIGDVTLKNGSSTGCDSLIHVNLNYPDNTGRFTATICRGDSILIINEYFSETKTNGQIIIANGSSFGCDSILDVSINLIPNSQGSYTNTICRGDTLNLHGEQFFNGKTTGTILLANQAANGCDSMIQVAISILPDAIGSFDTTLCENQTITLYGQVFSLARPRGNLKIDNASSRMCDSFVMVNVNFVNEAMGSFTPSICRKGQVQVGNQVFTASNPTGQVRLPGASVAGCDSLVNVAVTIIPSIGINFTENALKCNVANTGSLTLNSINGGTGNYQISIDNGGLINYTPGQTIPNLAQGNHSIRIVDQTACATIYNFNIANSQNLFLQLPNDTVIKLGNVVNITTQLNFNPTSILWDPDLYLSCNNCLNPQSIPDQTITYMLTAQDSNGCVIKDEITITVLIDEADIFVPTAFSPNGDNINDFFHPVFKFPEKTSILIFRIFDRWGNMVYERTNGLPGDPFGWDGTFNKDKMNPGVYTFAIQYAGEDKLGKWKTSDVTLIR; this is encoded by the coding sequence ATGCACCGTAGATTTATTTTATTGATTTTATTAAGTTCCTGGATATTTGCAAGTCAGGCTCAAAATTATGTAGTCAACTCATCAAATGATGTGGATGATGGTATGTGCGATGGGGTGCATTGCAGTTTGCGTGAGGCTATAAAAGCTGCTGAAGCTGACGGAACGCCTTCCACAATTGCATTCAATATTCCTTTAGCGGGACCTCATCTTATTAATCCGACGGGCCCTTTTCCTAATATTACACAGCCTGATTTAAAGATTGTTGGGGAAACACAACCTGGTGGACCAGGTGCTTTGGTCATAGAATTTAATTACAGACAGTTTTTTGGACTCCCTTTTTGGCAAATCCTCGCTCCCAGATTTTCTATCAGTGGATTTGAAATTCGTAAATTTTTATTTGAAAATCCTGGAGAAACGATCATGCAATTTGGGAACGGAGCGATCCCAGCTGCTAACTGCCAAATTCGTAATTGTGCAATTTATGAAGACAATTCTTTTGTGCCCGGCCTTAGTAAACAACTTATTACTGTTAGCAATGCACCGGATCTAGTTATTTCTAATAATAAATTTGGAATTGACTTTGCAGTTTCAAATATTTTTAAAATGGAAGGCTACCTTGCTATTGAAGCTACTCAAGGTGGTACTTTGGTCACCATTGATTCAAATATTTTTGTCAATAAAGTAAAAATGATTGACGTAAAGGGTGGTGATGTCTTTATTTCAAAAAATATTTTTGGTGCGGTTGATACCAATAAGGCAAATAATTTATTGCTTCCAAGTTTTGCAATCGTTTCTAGTAACAATTCCAAATTAGATGTTATAGATAATTTCTTTTTTGGAATCACAAATGCTGCGATCTCTTTGGCTAATTCCAGTTGGATTCAATTTATTTCTAAAAACAGATTTTATAATAATTCAATCGACTTGATTTCAGCTGGTGGAAACGGACTCCCAGTGCTTGTTTCTGATAATACAGCTCGCGATGGTAAATATTTTGTTTTTTCTCAAGACAATCTAGAATTGTATGTAGAACGAAATAATATTAATAATTACGATACCGTAATTTATAATTTAAACGAGCCCCTTTCTAAAAAAATCCGTTACATTGATAATCGGATGACTTGTATTAATGACAAAGTGATCGTAATGGATCCATCAAAGTTTCCAGCACATCCGGTTCCTATCATCTTGACGGTCAATCGCAATCAGATTACAGGCGCAGGCTTTCCAAATGACAGTGTCATCGTGTATTCCAATAACAGAATTTTATGCCCAAATGCGGTTTGTCAAGGTGGTGTAGAGCTTGGAAGAACGCGTTGTGATGCAACAGGAAATTGGATTTTAAATGCAGCATATCCTAATAGAACCAGTATTTCAGCATATCAATTTGAAAGCAATCCTGCTACACAACCAAGTATCTATTCTGAGTTTTCAAACTGTTACCAGTGTCCGGGTCAAGTTAAAATAAACTTTACACCAAGCTTGTGTTCAGGTCAAACGGTTACTTACAGGGGAAAAGTTTATTCCGAGGCTAACCCAAAGGATTCCACTTTTGTTAGAGGAGATGGAGTGAGCGTTTGTGATTCTGTAGTTTTAGTCAGTGTTAGTTTTACACCCAATTACCGAATCAATTTAAGGCCTAATTTATGCATTGGAGATACCCTTCGCTTTGGACTTGTTGAAATTCATAAATTTCATTTGACAGATTCCATTGTTACCAAAACGGCCTCTGGTTGTGACAGCGTTGTTACAATTGTAGCAACAGAAGTTGGCGCCGGAACTTTTGCACAAACTATTTGCGATAATGCCTCTGTAACAATCGGAGGAACTCGATTTGATAAAAACAACCCTTCAGGTGTTGCTACAATTAGTGGTGCTGCTTTAGGTGGTTGTGATAGCGTCGTGACGGTCAATTTAACCATCAATAATTTTACAGAATCTTTTATAAGATTAAATATGTGCCCGGGCCGGGATACATTGGTTGCAGGAACTTTATTTAATCAGGCAAATCCAATTGGTGATGTAACATTAAAAAACGGTTCCAGCACCGGTTGTGACAGCTTGATTCACGTAAATCTAAATTATCCAGACAACACGGGAAGGTTTACTGCAACCATTTGCAGAGGAGATAGCATATTAATCATTAATGAATATTTTTCTGAAACAAAAACCAATGGTCAAATTATAATTGCTAATGGTTCCAGTTTTGGTTGTGATAGCATTTTAGATGTCAGTATTAATTTAATACCTAATTCTCAAGGAAGCTATACCAATACCATTTGTCGTGGCGACACACTGAATTTACATGGAGAGCAATTTTTTAATGGAAAAACTACAGGAACGATCTTGTTGGCAAATCAGGCAGCAAATGGATGTGATAGCATGATTCAAGTGGCGATATCCATATTGCCTGATGCAATTGGAAGTTTTGATACCACACTTTGTGAAAATCAAACCATAACATTGTATGGCCAGGTATTTTCATTGGCACGCCCCAGAGGCAATTTAAAAATCGATAATGCCTCCTCCAGAATGTGTGACAGCTTTGTTATGGTCAATGTCAATTTTGTAAATGAAGCAATGGGTAGTTTTACACCTTCAATTTGTCGTAAAGGACAAGTTCAGGTGGGCAATCAAGTCTTTACTGCCAGCAACCCTACAGGTCAGGTCCGTTTGCCCGGAGCTTCAGTTGCAGGATGTGACAGTTTGGTGAATGTTGCCGTTACAATAATTCCTTCCATCGGAATCAATTTTACAGAAAATGCTTTAAAATGCAATGTTGCAAACACAGGGTCACTTACCTTAAACAGTATAAATGGTGGAACAGGCAATTACCAAATTTCAATTGACAATGGGGGATTGATCAATTACACTCCGGGTCAAACAATTCCAAATTTAGCTCAAGGAAATCACAGCATTCGAATTGTTGATCAAACGGCTTGCGCTACGATTTATAATTTTAATATAGCTAACTCACAAAATCTATTTTTGCAACTGCCAAACGATACGGTAATTAAATTGGGGAATGTTGTAAATATTACAACACAACTTAATTTTAATCCAACCAGCATTCTTTGGGATCCAGATCTTTATTTAAGTTGTAATAATTGTTTAAATCCGCAATCCATTCCGGATCAAACGATTACTTATATGCTTACCGCACAGGATTCAAACGGATGTGTCATTAAAGATGAAATCACTATTACAGTCTTAATTGACGAAGCAGATATATTTGTTCCTACTGCATTCTCTCCAAATGGAGATAATATCAATGATTTCTTCCATCCAGTATTCAAGTTTCCTGAGAAAACATCCATTCTGATATTTAGAATTTTTGACCGCTGGGGGAATATGGTTTACGAACGCACGAACGGATTACCAGGAGACCCTTTTGGTTGGGATGGCACCTTTAATAAAGACAAAATGAATCCTGGCGTGTATACGTTTGCAATCCAATATGCCGGTGAAGACAAATTGGGTAAATGGAAAACAAGTGATGTAACCCTGATAAGGTAA